The Mycolicibacterium smegmatis genome has a window encoding:
- the galE1 gene encoding UDP-glucose 4-epimerase has translation MRTLVTGAAGFIGSTLVDRLLADGHSVVGLDDLSSGRAENLHAAENSDKFEFVKADIVDADLTGLLAEFKPEVIFHLAAQISVKRSVDDPPFDATVNVVGTVRLAEAARLAGVRKVVHTSSGGSVYGTPPAYPTSEDMPVNPASPYAAGKVAGEVYLNMYRNLYDLDCSHIAPANVYGPRQDPHGEAGVVAIFSEALLAGRTTKIFGDGSDTRDYVFVDDVVDAFVRAGGPAGGGQRFNVGTGVETSTRELHTAIAGAVGAPDEPEFHPPRLGDLRRSRLDNTRAREVLGWQPQVALAEGIAKTVEFFRNKSQ, from the coding sequence GTGCGAACTTTGGTGACTGGAGCGGCAGGTTTCATCGGATCGACGCTGGTGGACCGGCTGCTCGCGGACGGACACAGCGTCGTCGGCCTCGACGATCTCAGCTCGGGGCGGGCCGAGAACCTGCATGCCGCGGAGAACAGTGACAAGTTCGAGTTCGTCAAGGCCGACATCGTCGACGCGGACCTGACCGGACTGCTCGCCGAGTTCAAGCCCGAGGTGATCTTCCACCTCGCCGCGCAGATCTCGGTGAAGCGTTCGGTGGATGATCCGCCGTTCGACGCCACGGTGAACGTCGTCGGCACGGTTCGCCTCGCCGAGGCCGCGCGCCTCGCGGGTGTGCGCAAGGTCGTGCACACGTCGTCGGGCGGATCCGTCTACGGAACCCCGCCGGCCTATCCGACCAGCGAGGACATGCCGGTGAACCCGGCATCGCCGTACGCGGCGGGCAAGGTCGCCGGCGAGGTGTACCTCAACATGTACCGCAATCTCTACGACCTGGACTGCTCGCACATCGCGCCGGCCAACGTCTACGGCCCGCGGCAGGATCCGCACGGTGAGGCCGGTGTGGTCGCGATCTTTTCGGAGGCCCTGCTGGCCGGCCGGACCACCAAGATCTTCGGCGACGGCAGCGACACCCGTGACTATGTCTTCGTCGACGACGTGGTCGACGCGTTCGTCCGTGCGGGCGGCCCCGCCGGTGGCGGTCAGCGCTTCAACGTCGGCACCGGTGTGGAGACCTCGACGCGTGAACTGCACACGGCGATCGCCGGGGCCGTCGGTGCCCCGGATGAGCCCGAGTTCCACCCGCCGCGGCTGGGTGATCTGCGCAGATCCAGGCTCGACAACACCCGTGCCCGCGAGGTGCTGGGCTGGCAGCCGCAGGTGGCGCTGGCCGAAGGCATCGCCAAGACGGTGGAGTTCTTCCGCAACAAATCCCAGTAA
- a CDS encoding PE-PPE domain-containing protein, which yields MTLRNGVIAAVAAVVTAALVTTDPALGATAFTISGTRILHDPPYPEQLVPGEFAGYDVEHIKYPASVFGMHRGIWEAAGAVAAGVDRFVGVDDEGNPITEKIIVAGFSQGAIVIAYEKKRLMKLDEYERPTVDQLKFVTIGDPTGPNGILRWIPFRIPIIGLTPVRPPDTPYETTIINGEYDGWADFPDRPWNLIATANALLGIIYVHGRYEDKVDGWDLSTVPEKNIVETVNKAGGKTTTYLIPTEKLPLLQPLRDLGFPESFVAALEAPLRKIIDAAYKRNDPGRVTVTTTEETVVEDESEITQTAVTEIDETPSTDGDIDETAVQSTTQRRTVANTAADRTAETAEVAEVTEDVDELAEQEEPVKEEATKDDEVTKVADEADKATPVKESTSVEKTDQAVKQDDTDKTVATADKTEEAEKAEKVEKTKPNVRKVKRPQFNVFKPKKTRVTVPKAEPSTKAKPATKPDNDNDDTSDTTDKTAEKDAA from the coding sequence ATGACATTGCGCAATGGCGTGATTGCGGCGGTCGCCGCCGTGGTCACCGCAGCCCTTGTGACCACCGATCCAGCGCTGGGCGCGACCGCATTCACGATCAGCGGCACGCGCATTCTTCACGATCCGCCCTACCCGGAACAGCTGGTTCCGGGAGAGTTTGCCGGCTACGACGTCGAGCACATCAAGTACCCGGCATCGGTGTTCGGCATGCACCGGGGCATCTGGGAGGCCGCGGGTGCCGTGGCAGCGGGTGTGGACAGGTTCGTGGGAGTCGACGACGAGGGCAACCCGATCACCGAGAAGATCATCGTCGCCGGCTTCAGCCAGGGCGCGATCGTCATCGCGTACGAGAAGAAGCGGCTGATGAAGCTCGACGAATACGAGCGCCCGACCGTCGACCAGTTGAAGTTCGTCACGATCGGCGACCCGACCGGCCCGAACGGCATCCTGCGGTGGATCCCGTTCCGTATCCCGATCATCGGCCTGACCCCGGTGCGGCCACCGGACACCCCGTACGAGACCACGATCATCAACGGCGAGTACGACGGCTGGGCCGATTTCCCGGACCGCCCATGGAATCTCATCGCCACCGCCAACGCGCTGCTCGGCATCATCTACGTGCACGGCCGCTACGAGGACAAGGTCGACGGTTGGGACCTGTCCACGGTGCCGGAGAAGAACATCGTCGAAACCGTGAACAAAGCCGGTGGCAAGACGACGACCTATCTGATCCCCACCGAGAAACTGCCACTGCTGCAGCCGCTGCGGGATCTCGGGTTCCCCGAGTCGTTCGTCGCTGCTCTCGAGGCACCGCTGCGGAAGATCATCGATGCCGCCTACAAGCGCAACGATCCCGGACGGGTGACGGTGACGACCACCGAGGAGACGGTCGTAGAGGACGAGTCTGAGATCACACAGACCGCGGTCACAGAGATCGACGAAACTCCCTCCACCGACGGCGATATCGACGAGACAGCTGTGCAAAGCACGACGCAGCGGCGAACGGTTGCCAACACCGCTGCGGACAGGACGGCCGAGACCGCGGAAGTCGCCGAGGTCACCGAAGACGTCGACGAGCTGGCTGAGCAAGAAGAGCCTGTGAAAGAAGAGGCCACCAAAGACGACGAGGTCACCAAGGTCGCGGACGAAGCGGACAAGGCCACACCGGTCAAGGAATCGACCAGCGTTGAGAAGACCGACCAGGCCGTCAAGCAGGACGACACCGACAAGACGGTCGCCACAGCGGATAAGACCGAGGAAGCGGAGAAGGCCGAAAAGGTCGAGAAGACAAAGCCGAACGTGCGGAAGGTCAAGCGGCCTCAGTTCAACGTGTTCAAGCCGAAGAAGACACGGGTGACAGTGCCGAAGGCGGAACCTTCGACGAAGGCGAAGCCCGCTACCAAGCCCGACAACGACAACGACGACACGTCCGACACCACCGACAAGACAGCCGAAAAGGACGCCGCCTGA
- a CDS encoding ISL3-like element IS1096 family transposase — protein MPDATGRAGFACADLTTFCRLDELGLEVTGQRLDPDRAVLACRVADEDRWCRRCGEEGVVRDSVTRTLAHEPFGWRPTALLVTIRRYRCAGCAHVWRQDASAAAEPRARLSRRALRWALEALVCQHLSVARVAEALAVSWNTANNAVLAEGQRVLIADPARFDGVAVIGVDEHVWRHTRRGDKYVTVIIDLTPVRDGTGPARLLDMVEGRSKKAFADWLAQRPQEWRDRVDVVAMDGFSGFKTAATEELPDAATVMDPFHVVRLAGNALDECRRRVQLATCGHRGRSTDPLYRSRRTLHTGADLLTDRQKARLAALFAANAHAEIEATWAMYQRTVAAYREPDRTKGRTMMAALITTLSTGVPTSLTELITLGRTLKKRAADVLAYFDRPGTSNGPTEAINGRLEHLRGSALGFRNLTNYIARSLLETGGFRTQLRQPRR, from the coding sequence GTGCCTGACGCTACCGGTCGGGCGGGCTTCGCCTGCGCTGACCTGACGACTTTCTGCCGCCTCGACGAGCTCGGGTTGGAGGTGACCGGCCAACGCCTCGACCCTGATCGGGCCGTGCTGGCGTGCCGGGTCGCCGATGAGGATCGGTGGTGCCGCCGCTGCGGCGAAGAAGGCGTTGTACGTGACAGCGTGACTCGCACGTTGGCTCATGAACCGTTCGGGTGGCGACCCACGGCTTTGCTGGTCACGATCCGCCGTTACCGTTGCGCCGGCTGCGCTCATGTGTGGCGCCAGGATGCCAGCGCCGCAGCCGAACCGCGGGCCAGGCTGTCCCGGCGTGCTCTGCGGTGGGCGCTGGAAGCCCTTGTCTGCCAACACCTGTCGGTGGCCCGGGTCGCCGAGGCGCTTGCGGTGTCGTGGAACACTGCCAACAACGCCGTGCTCGCCGAAGGTCAGCGGGTGCTCATCGCCGATCCGGCCCGGTTCGATGGCGTCGCGGTGATCGGCGTCGATGAGCACGTGTGGCGGCACACTCGCCGCGGCGACAAGTACGTCACCGTCATCATCGATCTCACGCCCGTGCGTGACGGGACCGGCCCCGCACGGCTGCTCGACATGGTGGAGGGCCGCTCCAAGAAGGCGTTCGCCGACTGGCTGGCACAGCGGCCACAGGAGTGGCGTGATCGTGTGGACGTTGTTGCCATGGACGGGTTCTCCGGGTTCAAGACCGCCGCCACCGAAGAACTGCCTGACGCGGCCACGGTGATGGACCCCTTCCACGTGGTCCGCCTGGCCGGCAACGCCCTCGACGAGTGCCGACGCCGCGTGCAGCTGGCCACCTGCGGGCACCGCGGCCGCAGCACCGACCCGCTCTACCGATCGCGACGCACCCTGCACACCGGGGCCGACCTGCTCACCGACCGCCAGAAAGCCCGACTGGCCGCACTGTTCGCCGCCAACGCGCACGCCGAGATCGAGGCCACCTGGGCGATGTATCAACGCACCGTGGCCGCCTACCGCGAACCAGACCGCACCAAGGGCCGCACCATGATGGCTGCACTGATCACCACGCTGAGCACAGGCGTCCCCACGTCGCTGACCGAGCTGATCACCCTCGGGCGGACACTGAAGAAGCGTGCCGCCGACGTCCTGGCCTACTTCGACCGCCCCGGCACCTCCAACGGGCCGACCGAAGCGATCAACGGCCGCCTCGAACACCTGCGCGGATCCGCCCTGGGCTTCCGCAACCTCACCAACTACATCGCCCGGTCCCTGCTCGAGACCGGAGGCTTCCGAACCCAGCTCCGTCAACCTCGGCGGTGA
- a CDS encoding plasmid pRiA4b ORF-3 family protein, with product MSGGSVDLALLQKLMADAGRNVFAGMFDEPTPEVRAVPDRARGFRVRVDLMYAKPPIWRRLDLPGDLMLDELHVVLQVVMGWQDSHLHKFGVGADRRTRAYFVTGFDLSEGDDGVVEDSVRLDQVVSDKGERLFYDYDFGDGWDHVLVVEDVFDDPPPAAVCLTGKMACPPEDCGGLGGYEELAAWVRGGYDPRETPMGLGAQEMRDWLPRGWHPDRFSVAETNDALAALNTR from the coding sequence GTGTCCGGGGGCAGTGTGGACCTGGCGTTGCTGCAGAAGCTAATGGCCGACGCTGGTCGGAACGTGTTCGCGGGAATGTTCGATGAGCCGACGCCCGAGGTGCGGGCGGTGCCGGATCGTGCGCGGGGCTTCCGGGTGCGCGTCGACCTGATGTACGCCAAGCCGCCGATCTGGCGTCGGCTGGACCTGCCGGGCGACCTCATGCTCGATGAGCTCCATGTTGTGCTGCAGGTCGTTATGGGCTGGCAGGACAGTCATCTGCATAAGTTCGGTGTCGGGGCGGACCGGCGGACCCGTGCCTACTTCGTCACCGGGTTTGATCTCAGCGAAGGCGACGACGGTGTCGTCGAGGACAGCGTGCGCCTCGATCAGGTGGTGTCCGATAAGGGCGAGCGGTTGTTCTACGATTACGACTTCGGCGACGGATGGGACCACGTGCTCGTGGTCGAAGACGTTTTCGATGATCCGCCCCCGGCTGCGGTGTGTCTGACGGGAAAGATGGCCTGTCCGCCGGAGGACTGTGGTGGCCTGGGCGGCTATGAGGAGTTGGCTGCGTGGGTTCGCGGCGGGTACGACCCGCGGGAAACGCCGATGGGACTCGGTGCGCAGGAGATGAGGGACTGGCTGCCCCGGGGCTGGCACCCCGACCGTTTCTCGGTGGCCGAGACCAATGACGCTCTGGCCGCGTTGAACACGCGTTGA